From Bacteroides sp.:
AATATCTCACGGCAAATACACTCAAACGGTAAGGGTAACCTTAATGACAGCATGCCAAATGAAAGATATCTGCTTTTTATGCGCACTAAAAAGCGGTAACTTTCAACTGGCAGGGCTTGGGCCTGATAAATCCCTTAATTTTCTTATATTTGATAGAGAAATAAACTTCCCAGGTTTCTTAAAATAGGATGTGAAAGGAAAAATTTAAACCAAAGTCCTTTCCGGATTACTCTGAATGAATGCATTACTGCTAAGCCGAGAGGCAAAATGAACGAGTTACAGGTTCCGACGTAATTGTTTTTTAAAGTCTGTAAACAATCCATTATTTTAAAAACCGATGCTGGCATTTTTATCATTGTTTGGCATTTTTCTTTCGCTCCTGCTCCTCATAAATGCCAGGAAATTTCATTCGACGGTTTACCTGAGTTTATTCTTCTTATTTTTAAGTCTTTATGTGCTATACCAGTACATATTGCTGTATTCAAAATCGGTGACCCTGATCAGCTTCTTTTTGTATAATCTGCCCATTGCAGTCGCGCCATTGTATCTGATCGGGCCTATGCTTTACTGGTATGTCAGGAGTGTACTTACCGATGATTCAAGACTGAAGCGCAGCGATATATGGCATTTTTTGCCTTTGGTCATTTTTTTTGTTTCTGCATTACCCGAAGTATTTCTCTCCTGGAACGAGAAAGTTGAACTGGCCAGAAAAACTGCTGAAGATGCTGCATTTCTCGGTCAGTACCAAGCCACCCTGCTGGGCAGATTTGTCCCCCAGGTATGGTTGTTTGCCGTTCGGCTATTTCTTATTCTGGGATACACCCTTTGGTCATTTTACCTGTTGATCAAATACATCAGAAAAAACAAAATATCAGCTGTATTCTCACGGCAGCACTTCGTAAAAAAATGGATGTTTTCTTTGCTTGGCTTTTTACTTATTGTGCTGGCAACGCAAATCCCCATGGTATTTAAAAGTTTCCAGATGCAATTCAGAGAGCTTTTCCTGGCGCTTAAAATAATACAGGGCATTTCATTGGCCGGACTTATAGGGTTGCTCATTTCGCCTTTCTTTTTCCCGTCGATTCTTTATGGCTTGCCCCGCGTTCCTGATCAGGAGCCACCAGCCAATCCGGCAAAAAGCAAAGTGCAGCCTGAGCCAAAAACACCGCGACAGGCCCCCAGTGCATTTGAAACGGATTATCTGAAAAACATAGAACAACAGGTAATCCGTTGCATGAAAGAGCATAAGCCCTATATAAATTCCGAATGTAATCTTTTTTCATTTTCAAAACTCATTGATGTTCCGGCCCATCACCTTGCCTATTATTTCAGAGAATTTAAGGGACAACACTTCAATGAATTCCGAAACAAGTGGCGTATTGACCATGCAAAATCCCTGATCCAGGAAGGAAAGGCCAGTGAGATTACCCTAGAAGCCATAGGAATGCTTTCCGGTTTTTCATCGCGCAATGCTTTTATTACCGACTTCAAAAAATTTGAGGGAGAGCCACCCGGCTCTTATGCTTCGCGGTTTAATTAAGTCACGCTTACTAACTCCCACTACCTGGCGATCCTTTGATTCTCAATCCCTGACTGCCTGCAGATATTCGCCTTAAAGAAACGGCGCATTTACCCAACACCTGAAGCTGAATTTCCCGATTGAAAATTTCCATGTACTGTGCATTGATACCTGGATTTCACGGAAAAATAACCCTTCATACGCTTTCTTGCACGGTTTTTTAAAAACAGTACAAAGGCGAGCCTTCAAAATTTCCGCATTGTTTTTTTCCACACGATATTTGGTGTGGATAAAATCTTAATATTTCTCCAAGGCCCTTTTTCCCGTTTAAAAATTCTGAAAAGCAATGAAAGCGAGAAGACTATCCGTCCTGATTTTCCTGGTTTTAATGGGTTGCCAAGCTGCTCAGGAAAAAGAAAACACCGGTGCTAATCTGATCAAACAAAAAGAGTCGGCACAATATCAACAAGATATGTTGGCCCGTGAATGGCAAATGGTTTCTGAAAAAATGGCTGGATTAGGTCCCTGGCTGATGAGTCAGCCAGGGGTTTTAAAAGACGATCCCCAGGTGGTTTCCGACGGTTACAGATACTTATACACCCTCTTGTATGCCGGAATTAATAATCACTTGCTGAATGCCGACCCTGACCGGCCGAAATTCATCTCTAATTGGGATGATCTGGCAGCATGGGGTTGCAATCAGCGGGACGCAATCTTCCGCTGTGCCAACATTGATCCCAACGGCATCTACCGTGTTGTGTGCAAGCCTCAGGGCGGACTTCCCGTTACGGCTACATTTCAGGCTATGAATAACTTCTGGGTGACAGAAGAGGGCGGCAAAACCCTTTCAACCAGGAATATTTATGATTATAAAGCGAATGAGGATGGTTCTTATGAAGTTATTCTCAGTAAAGAGAAGCCGGTTGATGGAAATTTTTTTCAGCTGAGCGACAGTACAACAGGAATAATTATCAGAGAGTATATTGCGGATGATGAAACCCAGAAACGATTCAGACTGAGCATAGAAAGGATCGATCAACCCCTTACCATCCCTATTGAAAGTAACAGTGGAGAAGAACTGGCCGAAAAGCTAAACAATTCGATAAACATGGTAAAAAATGTGGCATTGGTTTTCCTGGAAATGACCAGGTTAATGCGGCAAACCGTCAATGGAATCAAGGTCATCGAAGATATCAGTTCATATGGGGGGTCTTTGGAGAATAAATATTATTATGGCTCCTGGGACCTGGAACCTGATGAAGTGCTGGCTTTGGAAATGAAACCGGTGGAGGCAGCATACTGGTCATTCACGGCATCCAATTTCTGGTGCCAGTCCATATCCCCAACAGATATCCCCAAAGAGATCAAT
This genomic window contains:
- a CDS encoding helix-turn-helix domain-containing protein; translation: MLAFLSLFGIFLSLLLLINARKFHSTVYLSLFFLFLSLYVLYQYILLYSKSVTLISFFLYNLPIAVAPLYLIGPMLYWYVRSVLTDDSRLKRSDIWHFLPLVIFFVSALPEVFLSWNEKVELARKTAEDAAFLGQYQATLLGRFVPQVWLFAVRLFLILGYTLWSFYLLIKYIRKNKISAVFSRQHFVKKWMFSLLGFLLIVLATQIPMVFKSFQMQFRELFLALKIIQGISLAGLIGLLISPFFFPSILYGLPRVPDQEPPANPAKSKVQPEPKTPRQAPSAFETDYLKNIEQQVIRCMKEHKPYINSECNLFSFSKLIDVPAHHLAYYFREFKGQHFNEFRNKWRIDHAKSLIQEGKASEITLEAIGMLSGFSSRNAFITDFKKFEGEPPGSYASRFN
- a CDS encoding DUF1214 domain-containing protein translates to MKARRLSVLIFLVLMGCQAAQEKENTGANLIKQKESAQYQQDMLAREWQMVSEKMAGLGPWLMSQPGVLKDDPQVVSDGYRYLYTLLYAGINNHLLNADPDRPKFISNWDDLAAWGCNQRDAIFRCANIDPNGIYRVVCKPQGGLPVTATFQAMNNFWVTEEGGKTLSTRNIYDYKANEDGSYEVILSKEKPVDGNFFQLSDSTTGIIIREYIADDETQKRFRLSIERIDQPLTIPIESNSGEELAEKLNNSINMVKNVALVFLEMTRLMRQTVNGIKVIEDISSYGGSLENKYYYGSWDLEPDEVLALEMKPVEAAYWSFTASNFWCQSISPTDIPKEINNIDAVTDPDGKIRILITHNDPGYANWISTGGLKVGTITGRFNYQKEEERVTCKKVKLSDLETVMAENSVKVTSAEREENLRKTRMEVLDRINR